Proteins from a genomic interval of Zingiber officinale cultivar Zhangliang chromosome 1B, Zo_v1.1, whole genome shotgun sequence:
- the LOC121989612 gene encoding putative disease resistance RPP13-like protein 3 — MYWFGRLICRETEMASTVVYLVLRKLGELASSEVAGLLNVGVEIASLTETLALIQSRLRDADQKPRSEQSHSLQEWMRQIRNLAFEMEDLVDEYATRLGRASAAGGRKSCLRRIAAFPSRILTRHRLASRLQDIHAKFQDLCRQTSQLGIQAPSSWPTFSSSSYSSSSAADARLARRCELEEDIVGFDEDMKDIKRQLFDISSTDRVVLAVVGPGGLGKTTLANKIYKSADVKNYFQCKAWVSVSQNYGVKELLCSIVKQVFDFNDEQVKGMEELGMKEKLSDHLRDKRYLVVMDDIWQVAAWNAIKAAFPKELTGSRVLLTTRKMNVANVADVPPHKLKFWNVEESWNLFCRKAFRTTSCPPEFERFKEDIFRKSKGLPLAIVVLGGLLRGTSQASDWRKKLDYISREFREGEDQIQSILALSYHDLPHHLKPCFLYFAAFPEDYIIAAERIIHLWIAEGFIQTNDKVDQTMEDLAEAYLKDLTDRSMLQTETTDLYVQTVRIHDLLLDLARHEARELNFYRSINDRGDDPRALRRLCVTENVNDHISSNCSTTKLRSLVVCPNEGFQRTLAVTISGAKFLRVLDLIELPIEQLPKGPLMQLPSPSSLQAFNTSGSRHESFLLSVFFELFPKSLQIANISFEPPIIGTLLSLSICM; from the exons ATGTACTGGTTTGGTCGATTGATTTGCAGAGAAACAGAAATGGCGTCTACGGTGGTGTACTTGGTGCTGAGGAAGCTTGGCGAACTTGCTTCCAGCGAGGTCGCCGGCCTCCTCAACGTGGGTGTAGAGATCGCGTCGCTGACGGAAACACTGGCACTGATTCAATCCCGTCTCAGAGATGCCGACCAGAAACCCAGATCCGAGCAAAGCCACTCTTTGCAGGAGTGGATGAGGCAGATCCGGAACTTGGCGTTCGAGATGGAGGACCTGGTGGACGAATACGCGACGCGGCTAGGCCGCGCTTCAGCCGCCGGCGGCCGGAAGAGCTGTCTCCGACGCATCGCCGCCTTCCCCTCCCGGATCCTCACTCGCCATCGGCTCGCGAGCCGCCTGCAGGACATCCATGCCAAATTTCAAGATTTATGCAGACAAACGTCGCAACTTGGCATCCAAGCTCCGTCCTCCTGGCCCACCTTCTCTTCATCCTCTTACTCCTCTTCCTCTGCGGCTGACGCAAGGCTTGCTCGAAG ATGCGAACTAGAAGAAGACATTGTCGGTTTTGATGAAGATATGAAAGACATCAAAAGGCAACTATTTGACATTAGTTCAACAGATCGCGTTGTCCTTGCGGTTGTTGGTCCTGGGGGTTTGGGCAAAACAACGCTGGCTAATAAGATCTACAAGAGTGCAGATGTCAAAAACTATTTCCAGTGCAAGGCATGGGTGTCCGTCTCACAGAACTATGGGGTCAAAGAACTCTTGTGCAGCATTGTGAAGCAAGTGTTCGACTTCAACGATGAGCAAGTAAAAGGCATGGAAGAACTAGGGATGAAGGAAAAGTTGTCGGACCACTTGCGCGACAAGAGGTATCTAGTCGTGATGGATGATATTTGGCAGGTGGCAGCTTGGAACGCCATTAAAGCAGCTTTTCCAAAAGAATTGACAGGATCCAGAGTGTTGCTGACCACACGCAAGATGAACGTTGCGAACGTTGCAGATGTCCCTCCACACAAGCTGAAATTTTGGAATGTCGAAGAGAGCTGGAATTTGTTCTGCAGGAAAGCTTTCCGCACAACATCCTGCCCACCTGAGTTTGAGCGATTCAAGGAAGATATCTTCAGAAAATCTAAAGGGTTGCCTCTTGCCATTGTGGTACTCGGAGGACTTTTGAGAGGTACAAGTCAAGCTAGTGACTGGAGGAAAAAGCTGGATTATATTTCTCGTGAATTCAGAGAAGGAGAAGACCAAATCCAAAGTATATTAGCTCTCAGTTACCATGATCTTCCGCATCATTTGAAGCCTTGCTTCCTCTATTTTGCAGCCTTTCCTGAGGACTATATCATTGCTGCAGAGAGGATAATACATTTATGGATCGCTGAGGGTTTCATACAAACGAATGACAAAGTGGATCAAACAATGGAGGACCTCGCGGAGGCATATTTGAAGGATTTGACTGACAGATCCATGTTACAAACGGAAACAACGGATTTGTATGTACAGACAGTTCGCATTCATGATCTTCTTCTTGATCTAGCACGTCATGAAGCTCGTGAGCTTAACTTCTACAGGTCCATTAATGACAGAGGTGACGATCCAAGAGCTTTACGACGTCTCTGTGTCACTGAAAATGTCAACGACCATATCTCATCGAACTGTTCTACCACTAAACTACGGTCACTTGTAGTTTGTCCGAATGAAGGTTTTCAGAGAACTCTGGCAGTTACCATCTCCGGAGCGAAGTTCCTCAGGGTCTTGGATTTGATAGAACTACCCATTGAACAGCTACCAAAGGGTCCATTAATGCAGTTACCATCTCCATCAAGCCTTCAAGCCTTCAACACCAGTGGGTCTCGCCATGAGAGTTTTCTCTTATCGGTCTTCTTTGAGTTGTTTCCAAAATCTCTACAAATCGCTAACATATCATTTGAGCCTCCAATCATAGGCACTCTATTGAGTCTCTCCATTTGTATGTGA